The Sporomusa termitida genome has a window encoding:
- a CDS encoding BMC domain-containing protein, with translation MEYRIIKSPSRGTLDILWRRKGSAATITIAGYDAVGLVQGRLIDMVFAADIAEKAAGVIVEDIKGHCPQNLIMIAIFGDTASVEAALQQIQYKLKAAKTGELL, from the coding sequence ATGGAGTACCGGATTATAAAATCCCCTTCCCGGGGGACACTGGATATTCTCTGGCGGCGAAAAGGCTCGGCGGCAACTATCACCATTGCCGGCTATGATGCGGTAGGTTTGGTTCAGGGGCGGCTGATAGATATGGTTTTCGCTGCCGATATCGCCGAAAAAGCGGCCGGGGTGATCGTGGAAGACATTAAAGGTCATTGCCCGCAAAATCTGATTATGATTGCCATCTTCGGTGATACGGCGTCAGTAGAGGCAGCTTTGCAGCAGATCCAGTACAAATTGAAAGCAGCAAAAACAGGTGAGCTGTTATGA
- a CDS encoding 4Fe-4S dicluster domain-containing protein, with protein sequence MDLQDIIKAAGIIGAGGAGFPTHAKLTSKAEYILLNGAECEPLLRVDQQLMEQFPDEIIRGLEAAGRTIEARKAIMGIKGKHQEVIARLRARIAALGLAGYMEVMELRDIYPAGDEQVLVHELTARIVPEVSIPLKVGCVVINSETALNIWQAMAGKPVTQTYITIAGDIPRRMTVKVPVGMAIREVIRQCGVENIDDYAVIDGGPMMGSLMNNVAGYVTKKSKGYVLLKKNHFLIRKKSVSVDQARVIGRTACEQCRMCTDLCPRYLLGHNMQPHKVMRALSYNLAGGQEQQIAQLCCECNACELFSCPVNLHPKAVNILYKQKLSEQGIKYQPTQLEFQPRSAREYRLIPSKRLVAKIGLTAFDKPAPMTQVEFRPETIHIALRQHIGAPAIPVVAIGEQVKAGQLIGDIPGNSLGAAVHASLDGTVIGNTEHSIVIKVGSYV encoded by the coding sequence TTGGATCTACAGGACATAATCAAAGCGGCCGGGATTATCGGGGCGGGCGGAGCCGGTTTTCCAACTCACGCCAAGCTAACCTCTAAAGCCGAGTATATATTGCTGAATGGTGCTGAATGCGAGCCGCTGCTCAGAGTGGACCAGCAATTGATGGAACAATTTCCTGATGAAATTATCAGAGGCCTGGAAGCAGCGGGAAGAACGATTGAAGCCCGCAAAGCCATCATGGGTATCAAGGGCAAACACCAAGAGGTCATTGCCCGCCTGCGGGCCAGAATCGCCGCGCTGGGACTTGCCGGTTACATGGAGGTTATGGAGCTCCGGGATATCTATCCTGCCGGTGACGAACAGGTTCTGGTGCATGAACTGACCGCAAGAATTGTGCCGGAAGTCTCTATTCCCCTAAAAGTGGGCTGTGTGGTCATCAATTCGGAAACGGCGCTGAATATCTGGCAGGCTATGGCCGGGAAGCCTGTCACACAAACGTATATCACCATTGCCGGCGATATTCCCCGGCGCATGACTGTCAAAGTACCTGTGGGTATGGCCATCAGGGAGGTAATCAGACAATGCGGCGTGGAGAATATCGATGACTATGCCGTTATCGACGGCGGCCCCATGATGGGTTCGCTTATGAACAATGTGGCCGGGTATGTCACCAAAAAGAGTAAAGGGTATGTACTGCTCAAAAAAAATCATTTCCTCATCCGCAAAAAATCCGTGAGCGTCGATCAGGCCAGAGTAATCGGCAGAACCGCCTGTGAGCAGTGCCGCATGTGTACCGACCTGTGTCCCCGGTACCTCCTGGGCCACAATATGCAGCCCCATAAAGTCATGCGGGCCCTGAGCTACAATCTGGCAGGCGGGCAAGAGCAACAGATTGCCCAACTATGCTGTGAATGCAATGCCTGCGAATTATTCTCCTGTCCGGTTAATCTCCACCCCAAAGCTGTCAATATTCTCTATAAGCAAAAGCTGTCAGAGCAAGGGATTAAGTATCAGCCCACACAACTGGAATTCCAGCCGCGATCAGCCAGGGAATACCGCCTCATTCCATCTAAACGCCTGGTCGCCAAAATTGGCTTAACCGCTTTCGATAAACCGGCACCTATGACCCAGGTTGAATTCCGGCCTGAAACCATCCACATCGCTTTACGGCAGCACATTGGTGCGCCGGCAATCCCTGTCGTCGCCATCGGCGAACAGGTGAAGGCCGGGCAGCTGATTGGGGACATCCCCGGCAACAGTCTCGGGGCTGCGGTTCACGCCAGCCTTGATGGTACTGTTATCGGGAACACGGAACATTCTATCGTGATAAAGGTGGGTTCGTATGTATAG
- the eutJ gene encoding ethanolamine utilization protein EutJ, whose translation METVNSAFQYCEQLVHDFEKVITKPIAHQSAVYYTGVDLGTAYIVLAVLDEHYRPVAGAYRFANVVKDGMVVDYVGAIRIVRELKQELEQKLDTELTYAAAALPPGTFTLDAGAIKHVVQGAGFEITSLLDEPTAANAALRIKDGAIVDIGGGTTGIAILKAGKVIYVADEPTGGTHFSLVIAGAYKLSFNDADQYKQDPQNHRELLPVLRPVIEKVSSIISHHISHYEVKGIYLVGGTCCLQGIEELIARQTGLPTYKPQNPMFVTPLGIALNCTSEIL comes from the coding sequence ATGGAAACGGTAAATTCAGCCTTTCAATATTGCGAGCAACTTGTTCATGACTTTGAGAAAGTCATTACAAAACCCATAGCGCATCAATCCGCCGTCTACTACACCGGTGTCGATCTGGGAACAGCCTATATTGTACTGGCAGTGCTTGATGAGCATTATCGGCCTGTTGCCGGGGCCTATCGTTTTGCCAATGTTGTCAAAGATGGCATGGTCGTAGACTATGTCGGGGCTATTCGGATCGTCAGGGAATTAAAACAGGAACTCGAACAGAAGCTGGACACAGAACTGACCTATGCGGCAGCCGCGCTGCCCCCGGGAACCTTTACGCTTGATGCCGGCGCGATTAAACATGTGGTACAGGGGGCTGGTTTTGAGATCACCAGCCTGCTTGATGAACCGACGGCAGCCAATGCCGCACTCCGGATTAAAGATGGGGCGATCGTCGATATTGGGGGCGGCACTACCGGGATTGCCATTCTAAAAGCCGGTAAAGTAATCTATGTTGCTGATGAACCTACCGGCGGCACTCACTTTTCGCTTGTCATTGCCGGCGCCTATAAACTGAGTTTTAATGATGCCGATCAATATAAGCAGGATCCCCAAAACCATCGGGAATTGCTGCCGGTATTACGCCCGGTTATTGAAAAAGTCTCATCTATTATCAGCCATCACATCAGTCACTACGAGGTAAAAGGAATCTATCTGGTGGGAGGAACCTGCTGCCTGCAAGGAATTGAAGAACTGATTGCCAGGCAAACCGGCCTTCCCACTTATAAGCCGCAAAACCCCATGTTTGTAACCCCTTTGGGTATTGCCCTTAACTGTACCTCGGAAATCCTTTAG
- a CDS encoding cobalamin adenosyltransferase — MKFITEMELRALYKTEPFAAYALEPDTKITPGARQFLADRRVTLTQSQGNEGKQAGTARPQRPPGRKNWCILRLQGRMDSTESLFLLTAAELLRCGDAVLSEEVMALDKCFRNMQTAEREQQAPDKIQFWGWSAEEISDRSAHLGKYADVGEIHVGLENGKELALLNHLRASLREIEPAILEAYWDEENQICSRADLIDAVNLIINIVCMMMWKCLGGEKWKR; from the coding sequence ATGAAGTTCATTACGGAAATGGAATTGCGGGCGTTATATAAAACAGAACCTTTTGCTGCCTATGCTCTCGAACCGGATACAAAGATTACGCCCGGAGCCCGCCAATTTCTTGCGGACAGGCGGGTCACGCTAACACAGTCTCAAGGCAATGAAGGCAAGCAGGCAGGCACCGCCCGGCCGCAGCGGCCACCGGGACGGAAAAACTGGTGTATCCTGAGATTGCAGGGCAGAATGGACAGCACAGAATCTTTATTTCTTCTCACTGCGGCCGAACTTTTGCGCTGTGGCGACGCTGTCCTGTCAGAAGAAGTGATGGCCCTGGACAAGTGCTTCCGGAATATGCAAACCGCTGAACGGGAACAGCAGGCCCCGGATAAGATTCAATTCTGGGGCTGGTCGGCAGAAGAAATCAGCGACCGTTCCGCTCATCTGGGCAAATACGCTGATGTCGGGGAAATTCATGTAGGATTGGAAAATGGCAAAGAGCTAGCCCTGTTAAATCACCTGCGCGCCTCCCTCCGGGAGATTGAACCGGCGATCCTGGAAGCCTATTGGGATGAGGAAAATCAGATCTGTTCGCGCGCCGACCTGATTGATGCGGTCAACCTGATCATTAACATAGTCTGCATGATGATGTGGAAGTGTCTGGGAGGAGAAAAATGGAAACGGTAA
- a CDS encoding EutN/CcmL family microcompartment protein, translating into MIAAKVIDNIWSTRKADSLVGLKFMLVEVLGGIDAGRLLIAADTIGAGIGERVLVCTGSSARKMLDRDDVPLDAAIVGIIDENCTF; encoded by the coding sequence ATGATTGCAGCCAAGGTAATTGATAATATCTGGTCAACAAGAAAAGCCGATTCCCTTGTAGGGCTGAAATTCATGCTGGTGGAAGTCCTCGGCGGTATTGATGCCGGCCGTCTCCTGATTGCTGCCGACACCATCGGTGCCGGCATTGGCGAACGCGTGCTGGTCTGTACCGGCAGCTCGGCCCGCAAAATGCTGGACCGGGACGATGTACCGCTTGATGCCGCCATTGTCGGCATCATTGACGAAAACTGTACGTTTTAA
- a CDS encoding BMC domain-containing protein, whose product MYRAIGMIELTSIARGIYATDLMLKTAYVEVVSATPVCPGKYIAIVQGDVAAVESSINTGIESAGEYLVDSFILPNVHQAVFPAITATTMPDGTGALGIMEAFSLASMIIAADAALKAADIQALELRLGSGLGGKAYFTFTGDVAAVEAGIEAGKAIVLEKGLLVDIEVIPAPSDKLWASLF is encoded by the coding sequence ATGTATAGGGCAATCGGTATGATTGAGCTTACAAGTATTGCAAGAGGAATTTATGCAACAGACCTGATGCTGAAAACAGCCTATGTGGAAGTGGTCAGTGCGACACCTGTCTGTCCGGGGAAATATATCGCCATCGTCCAGGGCGACGTCGCCGCGGTAGAAAGCTCGATTAACACAGGCATCGAATCAGCAGGCGAATATCTGGTAGACAGCTTTATCCTGCCCAATGTCCATCAGGCAGTTTTTCCAGCTATCACCGCCACCACCATGCCGGATGGAACCGGGGCTCTGGGCATCATGGAGGCCTTTTCCCTGGCGTCCATGATCATTGCCGCCGATGCGGCTCTCAAAGCTGCGGACATACAGGCCCTGGAACTCCGGTTGGGCAGTGGGCTGGGCGGCAAAGCCTACTTCACCTTTACCGGTGATGTTGCCGCTGTAGAAGCAGGCATCGAAGCCGGCAAAGCCATTGTTCTTGAAAAAGGCCTGCTGGTGGATATCGAAGTCATTCCTGCCCCGTCCGACAAATTGTGGGCATCGCTGTTCTAG
- a CDS encoding EutP/PduV family microcompartment system protein: protein MKKRIMIIGPGQAGKSTLANVLNGATRPLKKTQDVIYGKNTIDTPGAYLENASMYKYLIATAQAASHVLLLIDQSRPAAVYPPGFAKSFTCPVIGVVTKIDVTPANADWCRQQLKKIGIAGPYFRISLHDNTGVADLKDYLLGKQETSETK from the coding sequence ATGAAAAAAAGAATTATGATCATAGGACCCGGCCAAGCGGGCAAATCGACCCTGGCCAATGTATTAAATGGCGCCACCAGACCATTAAAAAAGACCCAGGATGTTATTTATGGAAAGAATACCATTGACACACCGGGCGCTTATCTTGAAAACGCCTCCATGTACAAATATTTGATTGCAACAGCCCAAGCCGCATCGCATGTGCTGCTGCTTATTGATCAATCCAGGCCCGCTGCGGTGTATCCGCCCGGTTTTGCCAAATCTTTTACCTGTCCTGTTATTGGCGTGGTAACCAAGATTGATGTAACGCCGGCAAATGCCGATTGGTGCCGGCAACAGCTGAAAAAGATCGGAATCGCCGGGCCGTATTTCCGGATTTCCTTACATGACAATACCGGTGTGGCCGACCTGAAAGACTATTTACTGGGAAAACAGGAAACCTCGGAAACAAAATGA
- the eutS gene encoding ethanolamine utilization microcompartment protein EutS: MSGADGLDRKRIIQEYVPGKQVTLAHIIASPVQDIYERLGIEESGAIGIFTLTPCETAIIAADIATKASHVEIGFLDRFTGSLVIAGDVASVEAAMIAINDTLAKLLGFTPARITRT, translated from the coding sequence ATGAGTGGTGCCGATGGGTTGGACAGAAAACGGATAATTCAGGAATATGTGCCCGGCAAGCAGGTCACGCTGGCGCACATTATAGCCTCACCTGTACAGGACATCTATGAACGTCTGGGCATTGAAGAAAGCGGCGCCATTGGCATATTCACCCTCACTCCGTGTGAGACGGCAATTATCGCAGCCGATATTGCCACCAAGGCATCGCATGTAGAGATCGGTTTTCTTGATCGTTTTACCGGCTCGCTGGTCATAGCCGGCGATGTGGCCAGTGTCGAAGCGGCCATGATTGCCATAAACGATACGCTGGCCAAGCTGCTGGGTTTCACGCCGGCCAGGATTACCCGCACATGA